Proteins encoded by one window of Geobacter sp. DSM 9736:
- a CDS encoding FxLYD domain-containing protein codes for MRKLHFLVVLLALFITGCSGYRSADTPGAPSPGYYTTRDLELVWRTEMTEDRLAVQGFARDKLYSDLKELSITATLLDASGKRLGTETYTSFPAKLAPNQTNPFTLSFPLRAKTERPSRIQFFVSYHIVEGKLSDTPAFHSFEADIPH; via the coding sequence ATGAGAAAACTGCATTTCCTTGTCGTTCTGCTGGCGCTTTTCATCACCGGATGTTCCGGCTACCGTTCTGCCGACACACCAGGGGCTCCATCTCCGGGTTACTACACGACCCGTGATCTGGAACTCGTCTGGCGCACGGAAATGACGGAAGACCGGCTTGCCGTTCAGGGATTTGCCAGGGACAAGCTCTACTCCGACCTGAAGGAGCTGAGTATTACGGCTACCCTTCTGGATGCCAGCGGCAAACGTCTCGGCACTGAAACATACACCTCGTTTCCTGCGAAGCTGGCCCCGAACCAGACGAACCCCTTCACCCTGAGTTTCCCCCTAAGGGCGAAGACGGAGCGCCCCTCGCGGATTCAGTTCTTCGTCAGCTACCACATTGTAGAAGGAAAGCTTTCCGATACACCTGCTTTTCACAGCTTCGAGGCGGATATCCCGCACTGA
- a CDS encoding pyrimidine/purine nucleoside phosphorylase, which produces MAEFKGVTVVKKANMFFGGGVTSRTLLFADGSKKTLGIAQPGEYTFNTQVPEFMEILSGETDVQIGDGEWRMVQGGESFQVPAGSSFTMRVRTVVDYCCSFL; this is translated from the coding sequence ATGGCTGAATTCAAGGGAGTAACCGTTGTTAAAAAGGCGAACATGTTCTTCGGCGGCGGAGTGACGAGCCGCACCCTGCTCTTTGCCGACGGCAGCAAGAAGACCCTCGGCATCGCCCAGCCGGGAGAATACACATTCAACACCCAGGTACCCGAATTCATGGAAATCCTGTCGGGTGAGACCGATGTGCAGATCGGCGACGGGGAATGGCGGATGGTGCAGGGGGGTGAGTCTTTCCAGGTTCCTGCCGGCTCAAGCTTCACGATGCGGGTGAGAACGGTCGTCGACTACTGCTGTTCCTTCCTGTAG
- the gluQRS gene encoding tRNA glutamyl-Q(34) synthetase GluQRS, producing the protein MEVSYAPVVGRFAPSPTGPLHVGSLVAVVGSYLMAKREGGAWLVRMEDLDTPRVIPGMDADILRTLEALGLLWDGEVVYQSNRTSLYQEALDALVERGCAYPCGCSRAEIARISSAPHGTAGEITYPGTCRAGLAAGKPPRAIRLKVQEEPVSFSDCIHGDVSENLAETCGDFVVKRADGPFAYHLAVVVDDAAQGVTQVVRGADLLSSTPRQIHLQRLLQLPSPAYCHLPLVTGPDGEKLSKRDCAVSISAGMDLARDGSRLLREVLRFLGQNPPAVLAVSSTAEVLSWALGSFDPSRIPTKAGALPFTPPLATR; encoded by the coding sequence ATGGAAGTCTCATACGCCCCGGTCGTGGGGAGGTTCGCTCCCTCCCCGACCGGGCCTCTCCACGTAGGCTCGCTAGTGGCGGTCGTCGGCAGCTACCTAATGGCGAAACGTGAGGGGGGGGCGTGGCTCGTACGGATGGAGGATCTCGACACTCCGCGAGTCATCCCCGGGATGGATGCCGATATTCTTCGTACGCTGGAGGCGCTGGGTCTTCTGTGGGACGGAGAGGTGGTATACCAGAGCAATCGAACAAGCCTCTACCAAGAGGCTCTCGACGCCCTGGTGGAAAGAGGCTGCGCCTATCCCTGCGGATGCTCCCGCGCCGAAATTGCCCGCATCTCCTCCGCTCCTCACGGTACCGCCGGGGAGATAACCTATCCGGGCACGTGCCGCGCCGGACTTGCAGCAGGAAAGCCCCCTCGGGCAATCCGGCTGAAGGTTCAGGAGGAGCCGGTCTCCTTTAGCGACTGCATTCACGGGGATGTGAGCGAGAATCTGGCCGAGACGTGCGGTGACTTTGTGGTAAAGCGTGCCGACGGCCCTTTCGCCTATCATCTGGCGGTGGTTGTTGACGATGCCGCCCAGGGGGTGACACAGGTGGTGCGGGGTGCCGATCTCCTCTCATCGACGCCTCGTCAGATCCATCTGCAGCGCCTGCTCCAACTCCCTAGCCCCGCGTACTGCCATCTTCCGCTGGTTACCGGCCCCGATGGGGAAAAGCTGTCGAAGCGGGACTGCGCCGTCTCGATTTCGGCGGGAATGGACCTTGCCCGGGATGGAAGCCGTCTTCTCCGGGAAGTATTACGCTTTCTCGGCCAGAATCCTCCGGCAGTGCTTGCCGTTTCATCGACGGCGGAAGTACTTTCCTGGGCTCTCGGCTCCTTCGATCCGTCTCGGATTCCGACAAAAGCCGGGGCCCTACCTTTTACGCCGCCATTGGCTACCAGATAG